In Mesorhizobium sp. J428, the genomic window ATCTGGACCTGGGCCATCATCATCGACAAGACCATCGCCTACGGCCGCATGCGCGCGGCGCTGAACCGCTTCGAGCAGGTGTTCTGGTCGGGTCAGTCGCTGGAGGAGCTCTACCGCACCCTCTCCGACCGCAAGACGACCGGCATGGGCTCGATCTTCGTCGCCGCGATGCGCGAGTGGAAGAAGAGCTTCGAGAAGGGCGCGCGCACGCCGATGGGCCTGCAGATGCGCATCGACAAGGCGATGGACCTGGCGCTGTCGCGCGAGATGGAGCGGCTGGAAAGCCGCCTCGGCTTCCTCGCCTCGGTCGGCTCGGCCGGCCCGTTCATCGGCCTGTTCGGCACGGTCGTCGGCATCATGACCTCGTTCCAGGCGATCGCCGGCTCGAAGTCGACCTCGCTCGCGGTCGTCGCGCCCGGCATCGCCGAGGCGCTTCTGGCCACCGCCATCGGCCTGCTGGCCGCCATTCCGGCCGTCATCGCCTACAACAAGCTGACGGCCGACGCCGGCAAGATCGGCGCGCGCATGGAAGGGTTCGCGGACGAGTTCTCCGCCATACTCTCGCGACAGATCGATGAGAAGGTCGGCCAGAAGGCGGCCTGACGCAACGGCTGACAGGAGACGACCATGGGAATGTCAGCTGGAGCCGCGAACGGCGGAGGCGGTAGACGCGGGGGACGCAGGCGCGGTTCGCGCGCGCCGGTGTCGGAAATCAACGTCACGCCGCTGGTGGACGTCATGCTGGTGCTGCTGATCATCTTCATGGTCGCGGCGCCGATGATGACCGTCGGCGTGCCGATCGACCTGCCGGAGACGCAGGCCAAGCCGCTGAACGCGGAGACGCAGCCGATCACGGTCTCCGTCAACGACAAGGGCCAGATCTACCTGCAGGAGACCGAGATCCCGATCGAGGAAGTCGTGCCGAAGCTCGAGGCGATCTCGAAGACCGGCTACGAGGAGCGCATCTACGTGCGCGCCGACAAGGCCTCGCAATACGGCACCGTGATGCAGGTGATGGCCCGCATCTCCGCGGCCGGGTTCAAG contains:
- the tolQ gene encoding protein TolQ; amino-acid sequence: METLPLATTGGELSIWELFWQAGWVVKLVMIGLLAASIWTWAIIIDKTIAYGRMRAALNRFEQVFWSGQSLEELYRTLSDRKTTGMGSIFVAAMREWKKSFEKGARTPMGLQMRIDKAMDLALSREMERLESRLGFLASVGSAGPFIGLFGTVVGIMTSFQAIAGSKSTSLAVVAPGIAEALLATAIGLLAAIPAVIAYNKLTADAGKIGARMEGFADEFSAILSRQIDEKVGQKAA
- the tolR gene encoding protein TolR; this translates as MGMSAGAANGGGGRRGGRRRGSRAPVSEINVTPLVDVMLVLLIIFMVAAPMMTVGVPIDLPETQAKPLNAETQPITVSVNDKGQIYLQETEIPIEEVVPKLEAISKTGYEERIYVRADKASQYGTVMQVMARISAAGFKNLGLITLQEQE